From a region of the Odontesthes bonariensis isolate fOdoBon6 chromosome 4, fOdoBon6.hap1, whole genome shotgun sequence genome:
- the LOC142378665 gene encoding SEC14-like protein 1 isoform X3: MVQKYQSPVRVYKHPFELVMAAYERRFPTCHLIPMFVGSDVMDEETSEDGSTQKVERRCALDVDAPRLLKRIAGVDYVYFNQKNTLNRKERTLHIESHNETFSNRVIIHETCCYSAHPENDDWTCFEQTASLDIKSFFGFESTVEKIAMKQYAGSIKKGKEIIEFYLKQLEDEGITHVPRWTPSSDSRAVSRPTSLSTSSPVLPKHTSTLAVSAPQATEAKDGASQDAKQDSSTLQTDNFPDILAGTPEADKLDADYIKRYLGDLTPLQESCLIRLRKWLQETHKGKIPKDEHILRFLRARDFNIDKAREILCQSLTWRKQHQVDYLLETWNSPQVLQDYYTGGWHHHDRDGRPLYILRLGQMDTKGLVRALGEESLLRHVLSINEEGLRRCEENTKVFGRPISCWTCLVDLEGLNMRHLWRPGVKALLRIIEVVEANYPETLGRLLILRAPRVFPVLWTLVSPFIDENTRKKFLIYAGNDYQGPGGLVDYIDKEIIPDFLGGECMCEVPEGGLVPKSMYRTSEELENEDIRLWTETIYQSASIFKGAPHELVIEIIDAASVITWDFDVCKGDIVFNIYHSKRAPQPPRKDPLGAHGITSPGVNNVQLIDKSWTLGQDYSMVESPLTCKEGESVQGSHITRWPGFYILQWKFHNMPACSATNLPRVDDVLATLQVSSHKCKVMFYTEVLGSEDFRGSMTSLESSHSGFSQLSAATTSSNHSQSSSMISR; the protein is encoded by the exons GCTTATGAGCGCCGCTTCCCCACCTGTCACCTCATCCCCATGTTTGTGGGAAGTGACGTGATGGACGAGGAGACCAGCGAAGATGGCTCCACGCAGAAGGTCGAGCGCCGCTGTGCCCTGGACGTGGATGCCCCGCGCCTTCTCAAAAGG ATCGCAGGTGTGGACTACGTCTACTTCAATCAGAAGAACACGCTGAACAGAAAGGAAAGGACCCTGCACATCGAGTCCCACAACGAGACCTTTTCCAACAGGGTCATCATCCACGAGACCTGCTGCTATTCG gcccACCCGGAGAATGATGACTGGACGTGCTTTGAACAGACCGCCAGTCTGGATATCAAGTCCTTCTTTGGCTTCGAGAGCACGGTGGAAAAGATTGCTATGAAGCAGTATGCCGGCAGTATCAAAaag GGAAAAGAAATCATCGAGTTCTACCTGAAGCAACTCGAAGATGAAGGAATCACTCACGTGCCCCGCTGGACTCCTTCCTCCGACTCCCGCGCTGTCTCCAGGCCGACCAGCCTCTCCACCAGCTCACCTGTCCTCCCCAAACACACGAGCACACTCGCCGTTTCTGCCCCGCAGGCCACCGAAGCCAAAGACGGCGCCTCTCAGGATGCAAAGCAGGACAGCAGCACACTTCAGACGGACAACTTTCCAGATATCCTGGCCGGCACACCTGAAG cagACAAGCTTGATGCAGACTATATCAAACGTTACCTGGGTGACCTGACCCCCCTGCAGGAGAGCTGTCTCATCAGACTTCGCAAATGGCTTCAGGAGACGCACAAGGGAAAG ATCCCTAAAGATGAGCACATCCTTCGCTTCTTGAGGGCCAGAGACTTCAACATCGATAAGGCACGAGAGATACTGTGCCAGTCTCTGACCTGGAGGAAGCAGCACCAGGTGGACTACCTGCTGGAGACCTGGAACTCTCCACAGGTCCTTCAGGACTACTACACCGGAGGCTGGCATCACCATGACAGAG ATGGCCGTCCTTTGTACATCCTGAGGTTGGGCCAGATGGACACCAAAGGGCTGGTGCGTGCTCTCGGAGAGGAGTCTCTGCTCAGACAT GTGCTGTCAATCAACGAAGAGGGCCTGAGACGCTGTGAGGAGAACACCAAGGTGTTTGGTCGACCCATCAG CTGTTGGACATGTCTGGTAGATCTGGAGGGGCTGAACATGCGTCACTTGTGGCGACCAGGGGTCAAGGCGCTTCTGAGGATTATTGAAGTCGTGGAGGCAAACTACCCTGAGACTCTGGGACGGTTGCTTATCTTAAGAGCACCGAGAGTCTTCCCTGTCCTTTGGACACTG GTGAGCCCATTCATCGACGAAAATACCCGCAAGAAGTTCCTGATCTATGCAGGCAATGACTACCAGGGTCCTGGAGGTCTCGTGGACTATATCGACAAGGAGATCATCCCTGACTTCTTAGGAGGAGAGTGTATG tGTGAGGTACCAGAGGGCGGCCTGGTTCCCAAATCAATGTACCGCACGAGCGAGGAACTCGAGAACGAAGATATCCGCCTGTGGACGGAGACGATCTACCAGAGCGCCAGCATTTTCAAAGGAGCTCCGCATGAG CTTGTGATTGAGATCATCGACGCGGCCTCAGTCATCACCTGGGACTTCGATGTGTGCAAAGGTGACATCGTTTTCAACATCTACCACTCGAAACGGGCCCCGCAGCCACCGCGTAAAGACCCCCTGGGAGCGCATGGCATCACCTCCCCGGGCGTCAACAACGTCCAGCTCATCGACAAGTCCTGGACTCTGGGTCAAGATTACAGCATGGTGGAGTCGCCTCTGACCTGCAAGGAGGGCGAGAGCGTGCAG GGTTCCCATATAACACGTTGGCCGGGTTTCTACATCCTCCAGTGGAAGTTTCACAACATGCCAGCGTGCTCGGCCACTAACCTGCCGCGAGTGGACGACGTGCTGGCCACCCTGCAGGTGTCGTCACACAAGTGTAAAGTGATGTTCTACACTGAGGTGTTGGGCTCTGAGGACTTCAG GGGTTCGATGACCAGCCTGGAGTCGAGCCACAGCGGCTTCTCTCAGCTCAGCGCTGCCACCACCTCCTCCAACCACTCCCAGTCCAGCTCGATGATCTCCAGGTAG
- the LOC142378665 gene encoding SEC14-like protein 1 isoform X1 yields the protein MVQKYQSPVRVYKHPFELVMAAYERRFPTCHLIPMFVGSDVMDEETSEDGSTQKVERRCALDVDAPRLLKRIAGVDYVYFNQKNTLNRKERTLHIESHNETFSNRVIIHETCCYSAHPENDDWTCFEQTASLDIKSFFGFESTVEKIAMKQYAGSIKKGKEIIEFYLKQLEDEGITHVPRWTPSSDSRAVSRPTSLSTSSPVLPKHTSTLAVSAPQATEAKDGASQDAKQDSSTLQTDNFPDILAGTPEADKLDADYIKRYLGDLTPLQESCLIRLRKWLQETHKGKIPKDEHILRFLRARDFNIDKAREILCQSLTWRKQHQVDYLLETWNSPQVLQDYYTGGWHHHDRDGRPLYILRLGQMDTKGLVRALGEESLLRHVLSINEEGLRRCEENTKVFGRPISCWTCLVDLEGLNMRHLWRPGVKALLRIIEVVEANYPETLGRLLILRAPRVFPVLWTLVSPFIDENTRKKFLIYAGNDYQGPGGLVDYIDKEIIPDFLGGECMCEVPEGGLVPKSMYRTSEELENEDIRLWTETIYQSASIFKGAPHELVIEIIDAASVITWDFDVCKGDIVFNIYHSKRAPQPPRKDPLGAHGITSPGVNNVQLIDKSWTLGQDYSMVESPLTCKEGESVQGSHITRWPGFYILQWKFHNMPACSATNLPRVDDVLATLQVSSHKCKVMFYTEVLGSEDFRTACCDVQSLGSMTSLESSHSGFSQLSAATTSSNHSQSSSMISR from the exons GCTTATGAGCGCCGCTTCCCCACCTGTCACCTCATCCCCATGTTTGTGGGAAGTGACGTGATGGACGAGGAGACCAGCGAAGATGGCTCCACGCAGAAGGTCGAGCGCCGCTGTGCCCTGGACGTGGATGCCCCGCGCCTTCTCAAAAGG ATCGCAGGTGTGGACTACGTCTACTTCAATCAGAAGAACACGCTGAACAGAAAGGAAAGGACCCTGCACATCGAGTCCCACAACGAGACCTTTTCCAACAGGGTCATCATCCACGAGACCTGCTGCTATTCG gcccACCCGGAGAATGATGACTGGACGTGCTTTGAACAGACCGCCAGTCTGGATATCAAGTCCTTCTTTGGCTTCGAGAGCACGGTGGAAAAGATTGCTATGAAGCAGTATGCCGGCAGTATCAAAaag GGAAAAGAAATCATCGAGTTCTACCTGAAGCAACTCGAAGATGAAGGAATCACTCACGTGCCCCGCTGGACTCCTTCCTCCGACTCCCGCGCTGTCTCCAGGCCGACCAGCCTCTCCACCAGCTCACCTGTCCTCCCCAAACACACGAGCACACTCGCCGTTTCTGCCCCGCAGGCCACCGAAGCCAAAGACGGCGCCTCTCAGGATGCAAAGCAGGACAGCAGCACACTTCAGACGGACAACTTTCCAGATATCCTGGCCGGCACACCTGAAG cagACAAGCTTGATGCAGACTATATCAAACGTTACCTGGGTGACCTGACCCCCCTGCAGGAGAGCTGTCTCATCAGACTTCGCAAATGGCTTCAGGAGACGCACAAGGGAAAG ATCCCTAAAGATGAGCACATCCTTCGCTTCTTGAGGGCCAGAGACTTCAACATCGATAAGGCACGAGAGATACTGTGCCAGTCTCTGACCTGGAGGAAGCAGCACCAGGTGGACTACCTGCTGGAGACCTGGAACTCTCCACAGGTCCTTCAGGACTACTACACCGGAGGCTGGCATCACCATGACAGAG ATGGCCGTCCTTTGTACATCCTGAGGTTGGGCCAGATGGACACCAAAGGGCTGGTGCGTGCTCTCGGAGAGGAGTCTCTGCTCAGACAT GTGCTGTCAATCAACGAAGAGGGCCTGAGACGCTGTGAGGAGAACACCAAGGTGTTTGGTCGACCCATCAG CTGTTGGACATGTCTGGTAGATCTGGAGGGGCTGAACATGCGTCACTTGTGGCGACCAGGGGTCAAGGCGCTTCTGAGGATTATTGAAGTCGTGGAGGCAAACTACCCTGAGACTCTGGGACGGTTGCTTATCTTAAGAGCACCGAGAGTCTTCCCTGTCCTTTGGACACTG GTGAGCCCATTCATCGACGAAAATACCCGCAAGAAGTTCCTGATCTATGCAGGCAATGACTACCAGGGTCCTGGAGGTCTCGTGGACTATATCGACAAGGAGATCATCCCTGACTTCTTAGGAGGAGAGTGTATG tGTGAGGTACCAGAGGGCGGCCTGGTTCCCAAATCAATGTACCGCACGAGCGAGGAACTCGAGAACGAAGATATCCGCCTGTGGACGGAGACGATCTACCAGAGCGCCAGCATTTTCAAAGGAGCTCCGCATGAG CTTGTGATTGAGATCATCGACGCGGCCTCAGTCATCACCTGGGACTTCGATGTGTGCAAAGGTGACATCGTTTTCAACATCTACCACTCGAAACGGGCCCCGCAGCCACCGCGTAAAGACCCCCTGGGAGCGCATGGCATCACCTCCCCGGGCGTCAACAACGTCCAGCTCATCGACAAGTCCTGGACTCTGGGTCAAGATTACAGCATGGTGGAGTCGCCTCTGACCTGCAAGGAGGGCGAGAGCGTGCAG GGTTCCCATATAACACGTTGGCCGGGTTTCTACATCCTCCAGTGGAAGTTTCACAACATGCCAGCGTGCTCGGCCACTAACCTGCCGCGAGTGGACGACGTGCTGGCCACCCTGCAGGTGTCGTCACACAAGTGTAAAGTGATGTTCTACACTGAGGTGTTGGGCTCTGAGGACTTCAG AACGGCTTGCTGTGATGTGCAGAGTTT GGGTTCGATGACCAGCCTGGAGTCGAGCCACAGCGGCTTCTCTCAGCTCAGCGCTGCCACCACCTCCTCCAACCACTCCCAGTCCAGCTCGATGATCTCCAGGTAG
- the LOC142378665 gene encoding SEC14-like protein 1 isoform X4, whose protein sequence is MVQKYQSPVRVYKHPFELVMAAYERRFPTCHLIPMFVGSDVMDEETSEDGSTQKVERRCALDVDAPRLLKRIAGVDYVYFNQKNTLNRKERTLHIESHNETFSNRVIIHETCCYSAHPENDDWTCFEQTASLDIKSFFGFESTVEKIAMKQYAGSIKKGKEIIEFYLKQLEDEGITHVPRWTPSSDSRAVSRPTSLSTSSPVLPKHTSTLAVSAPQATEAKDGASQDAKQDSSTLQTDNFPDILAGTPEDKLDADYIKRYLGDLTPLQESCLIRLRKWLQETHKGKIPKDEHILRFLRARDFNIDKAREILCQSLTWRKQHQVDYLLETWNSPQVLQDYYTGGWHHHDRDGRPLYILRLGQMDTKGLVRALGEESLLRHVLSINEEGLRRCEENTKVFGRPISCWTCLVDLEGLNMRHLWRPGVKALLRIIEVVEANYPETLGRLLILRAPRVFPVLWTLVSPFIDENTRKKFLIYAGNDYQGPGGLVDYIDKEIIPDFLGGECMCEVPEGGLVPKSMYRTSEELENEDIRLWTETIYQSASIFKGAPHELVIEIIDAASVITWDFDVCKGDIVFNIYHSKRAPQPPRKDPLGAHGITSPGVNNVQLIDKSWTLGQDYSMVESPLTCKEGESVQGSHITRWPGFYILQWKFHNMPACSATNLPRVDDVLATLQVSSHKCKVMFYTEVLGSEDFRGSMTSLESSHSGFSQLSAATTSSNHSQSSSMISR, encoded by the exons GCTTATGAGCGCCGCTTCCCCACCTGTCACCTCATCCCCATGTTTGTGGGAAGTGACGTGATGGACGAGGAGACCAGCGAAGATGGCTCCACGCAGAAGGTCGAGCGCCGCTGTGCCCTGGACGTGGATGCCCCGCGCCTTCTCAAAAGG ATCGCAGGTGTGGACTACGTCTACTTCAATCAGAAGAACACGCTGAACAGAAAGGAAAGGACCCTGCACATCGAGTCCCACAACGAGACCTTTTCCAACAGGGTCATCATCCACGAGACCTGCTGCTATTCG gcccACCCGGAGAATGATGACTGGACGTGCTTTGAACAGACCGCCAGTCTGGATATCAAGTCCTTCTTTGGCTTCGAGAGCACGGTGGAAAAGATTGCTATGAAGCAGTATGCCGGCAGTATCAAAaag GGAAAAGAAATCATCGAGTTCTACCTGAAGCAACTCGAAGATGAAGGAATCACTCACGTGCCCCGCTGGACTCCTTCCTCCGACTCCCGCGCTGTCTCCAGGCCGACCAGCCTCTCCACCAGCTCACCTGTCCTCCCCAAACACACGAGCACACTCGCCGTTTCTGCCCCGCAGGCCACCGAAGCCAAAGACGGCGCCTCTCAGGATGCAAAGCAGGACAGCAGCACACTTCAGACGGACAACTTTCCAGATATCCTGGCCGGCACACCTGAAG ACAAGCTTGATGCAGACTATATCAAACGTTACCTGGGTGACCTGACCCCCCTGCAGGAGAGCTGTCTCATCAGACTTCGCAAATGGCTTCAGGAGACGCACAAGGGAAAG ATCCCTAAAGATGAGCACATCCTTCGCTTCTTGAGGGCCAGAGACTTCAACATCGATAAGGCACGAGAGATACTGTGCCAGTCTCTGACCTGGAGGAAGCAGCACCAGGTGGACTACCTGCTGGAGACCTGGAACTCTCCACAGGTCCTTCAGGACTACTACACCGGAGGCTGGCATCACCATGACAGAG ATGGCCGTCCTTTGTACATCCTGAGGTTGGGCCAGATGGACACCAAAGGGCTGGTGCGTGCTCTCGGAGAGGAGTCTCTGCTCAGACAT GTGCTGTCAATCAACGAAGAGGGCCTGAGACGCTGTGAGGAGAACACCAAGGTGTTTGGTCGACCCATCAG CTGTTGGACATGTCTGGTAGATCTGGAGGGGCTGAACATGCGTCACTTGTGGCGACCAGGGGTCAAGGCGCTTCTGAGGATTATTGAAGTCGTGGAGGCAAACTACCCTGAGACTCTGGGACGGTTGCTTATCTTAAGAGCACCGAGAGTCTTCCCTGTCCTTTGGACACTG GTGAGCCCATTCATCGACGAAAATACCCGCAAGAAGTTCCTGATCTATGCAGGCAATGACTACCAGGGTCCTGGAGGTCTCGTGGACTATATCGACAAGGAGATCATCCCTGACTTCTTAGGAGGAGAGTGTATG tGTGAGGTACCAGAGGGCGGCCTGGTTCCCAAATCAATGTACCGCACGAGCGAGGAACTCGAGAACGAAGATATCCGCCTGTGGACGGAGACGATCTACCAGAGCGCCAGCATTTTCAAAGGAGCTCCGCATGAG CTTGTGATTGAGATCATCGACGCGGCCTCAGTCATCACCTGGGACTTCGATGTGTGCAAAGGTGACATCGTTTTCAACATCTACCACTCGAAACGGGCCCCGCAGCCACCGCGTAAAGACCCCCTGGGAGCGCATGGCATCACCTCCCCGGGCGTCAACAACGTCCAGCTCATCGACAAGTCCTGGACTCTGGGTCAAGATTACAGCATGGTGGAGTCGCCTCTGACCTGCAAGGAGGGCGAGAGCGTGCAG GGTTCCCATATAACACGTTGGCCGGGTTTCTACATCCTCCAGTGGAAGTTTCACAACATGCCAGCGTGCTCGGCCACTAACCTGCCGCGAGTGGACGACGTGCTGGCCACCCTGCAGGTGTCGTCACACAAGTGTAAAGTGATGTTCTACACTGAGGTGTTGGGCTCTGAGGACTTCAG GGGTTCGATGACCAGCCTGGAGTCGAGCCACAGCGGCTTCTCTCAGCTCAGCGCTGCCACCACCTCCTCCAACCACTCCCAGTCCAGCTCGATGATCTCCAGGTAG
- the LOC142378665 gene encoding SEC14-like protein 1 isoform X2 has translation MVQKYQSPVRVYKHPFELVMAAYERRFPTCHLIPMFVGSDVMDEETSEDGSTQKVERRCALDVDAPRLLKRIAGVDYVYFNQKNTLNRKERTLHIESHNETFSNRVIIHETCCYSAHPENDDWTCFEQTASLDIKSFFGFESTVEKIAMKQYAGSIKKGKEIIEFYLKQLEDEGITHVPRWTPSSDSRAVSRPTSLSTSSPVLPKHTSTLAVSAPQATEAKDGASQDAKQDSSTLQTDNFPDILAGTPEDKLDADYIKRYLGDLTPLQESCLIRLRKWLQETHKGKIPKDEHILRFLRARDFNIDKAREILCQSLTWRKQHQVDYLLETWNSPQVLQDYYTGGWHHHDRDGRPLYILRLGQMDTKGLVRALGEESLLRHVLSINEEGLRRCEENTKVFGRPISCWTCLVDLEGLNMRHLWRPGVKALLRIIEVVEANYPETLGRLLILRAPRVFPVLWTLVSPFIDENTRKKFLIYAGNDYQGPGGLVDYIDKEIIPDFLGGECMCEVPEGGLVPKSMYRTSEELENEDIRLWTETIYQSASIFKGAPHELVIEIIDAASVITWDFDVCKGDIVFNIYHSKRAPQPPRKDPLGAHGITSPGVNNVQLIDKSWTLGQDYSMVESPLTCKEGESVQGSHITRWPGFYILQWKFHNMPACSATNLPRVDDVLATLQVSSHKCKVMFYTEVLGSEDFRTACCDVQSLGSMTSLESSHSGFSQLSAATTSSNHSQSSSMISR, from the exons GCTTATGAGCGCCGCTTCCCCACCTGTCACCTCATCCCCATGTTTGTGGGAAGTGACGTGATGGACGAGGAGACCAGCGAAGATGGCTCCACGCAGAAGGTCGAGCGCCGCTGTGCCCTGGACGTGGATGCCCCGCGCCTTCTCAAAAGG ATCGCAGGTGTGGACTACGTCTACTTCAATCAGAAGAACACGCTGAACAGAAAGGAAAGGACCCTGCACATCGAGTCCCACAACGAGACCTTTTCCAACAGGGTCATCATCCACGAGACCTGCTGCTATTCG gcccACCCGGAGAATGATGACTGGACGTGCTTTGAACAGACCGCCAGTCTGGATATCAAGTCCTTCTTTGGCTTCGAGAGCACGGTGGAAAAGATTGCTATGAAGCAGTATGCCGGCAGTATCAAAaag GGAAAAGAAATCATCGAGTTCTACCTGAAGCAACTCGAAGATGAAGGAATCACTCACGTGCCCCGCTGGACTCCTTCCTCCGACTCCCGCGCTGTCTCCAGGCCGACCAGCCTCTCCACCAGCTCACCTGTCCTCCCCAAACACACGAGCACACTCGCCGTTTCTGCCCCGCAGGCCACCGAAGCCAAAGACGGCGCCTCTCAGGATGCAAAGCAGGACAGCAGCACACTTCAGACGGACAACTTTCCAGATATCCTGGCCGGCACACCTGAAG ACAAGCTTGATGCAGACTATATCAAACGTTACCTGGGTGACCTGACCCCCCTGCAGGAGAGCTGTCTCATCAGACTTCGCAAATGGCTTCAGGAGACGCACAAGGGAAAG ATCCCTAAAGATGAGCACATCCTTCGCTTCTTGAGGGCCAGAGACTTCAACATCGATAAGGCACGAGAGATACTGTGCCAGTCTCTGACCTGGAGGAAGCAGCACCAGGTGGACTACCTGCTGGAGACCTGGAACTCTCCACAGGTCCTTCAGGACTACTACACCGGAGGCTGGCATCACCATGACAGAG ATGGCCGTCCTTTGTACATCCTGAGGTTGGGCCAGATGGACACCAAAGGGCTGGTGCGTGCTCTCGGAGAGGAGTCTCTGCTCAGACAT GTGCTGTCAATCAACGAAGAGGGCCTGAGACGCTGTGAGGAGAACACCAAGGTGTTTGGTCGACCCATCAG CTGTTGGACATGTCTGGTAGATCTGGAGGGGCTGAACATGCGTCACTTGTGGCGACCAGGGGTCAAGGCGCTTCTGAGGATTATTGAAGTCGTGGAGGCAAACTACCCTGAGACTCTGGGACGGTTGCTTATCTTAAGAGCACCGAGAGTCTTCCCTGTCCTTTGGACACTG GTGAGCCCATTCATCGACGAAAATACCCGCAAGAAGTTCCTGATCTATGCAGGCAATGACTACCAGGGTCCTGGAGGTCTCGTGGACTATATCGACAAGGAGATCATCCCTGACTTCTTAGGAGGAGAGTGTATG tGTGAGGTACCAGAGGGCGGCCTGGTTCCCAAATCAATGTACCGCACGAGCGAGGAACTCGAGAACGAAGATATCCGCCTGTGGACGGAGACGATCTACCAGAGCGCCAGCATTTTCAAAGGAGCTCCGCATGAG CTTGTGATTGAGATCATCGACGCGGCCTCAGTCATCACCTGGGACTTCGATGTGTGCAAAGGTGACATCGTTTTCAACATCTACCACTCGAAACGGGCCCCGCAGCCACCGCGTAAAGACCCCCTGGGAGCGCATGGCATCACCTCCCCGGGCGTCAACAACGTCCAGCTCATCGACAAGTCCTGGACTCTGGGTCAAGATTACAGCATGGTGGAGTCGCCTCTGACCTGCAAGGAGGGCGAGAGCGTGCAG GGTTCCCATATAACACGTTGGCCGGGTTTCTACATCCTCCAGTGGAAGTTTCACAACATGCCAGCGTGCTCGGCCACTAACCTGCCGCGAGTGGACGACGTGCTGGCCACCCTGCAGGTGTCGTCACACAAGTGTAAAGTGATGTTCTACACTGAGGTGTTGGGCTCTGAGGACTTCAG AACGGCTTGCTGTGATGTGCAGAGTTT GGGTTCGATGACCAGCCTGGAGTCGAGCCACAGCGGCTTCTCTCAGCTCAGCGCTGCCACCACCTCCTCCAACCACTCCCAGTCCAGCTCGATGATCTCCAGGTAG